Within Chitinivibrionia bacterium, the genomic segment CCCGCCTCGGCAAGTTCCGAGAGCAGTTCTTTTGTTGCAAAATCGCCGTTTGAGTTAGCGCCGATAACCGCGTTCGGCAGTTTTTCGCGGACAAATCGCGTTCTTTCCACGACAATTTTGTCGGCAAGCGGCTCGTTATATCTGTGAAAACATACGGAGTTGCTGAAATTTATAGAGGCAAGTTGCTCTATAATGATGCAGAATACATCATTCTGCATAAAAATATTCTTGCTGTGCCTGTCTATGTACGCATTCTGACAAAACGCGCATTTTCGATTGCAGTACGAGAATATTTCGACCTCGATGTATTTGCAATGCGCCTTAAAAACGTCCATTTTTTCTTGCGCGCTTTGCGGAGTGTTATATAGGCGGCTGTCGCAAATCATTCGATTATGGTCGTCAATATATTTTAACGCTTTGGAAATTTTACTGCTGTGCTTATATTTTTTGTCGGCGATAATTGCGGTGTTTTGTGTGTCGTATTTTTTAATTTTTCGCAACAAAAAAGCAATCCCGTTCAAAACAATCGGCAGTCCGAAATGAGCGAGAGTGTGAATTTCATCTTTAATTTTTGTCGATTTTTTCAAAATATCTCCTTTTTTTATGGAAAATAAAACAATTCCAAGCTCTGCCGCGGGTACATTTCGTATTTTACCTCAAAATTGTAAAGAAAGTTGAATATGACGACAACAAAACCACTACAGAAAAAATTGCCGCCGATGATGACTCAATACTACAGAATAAAGGCGGAATACCCAAACACCGTGCTTCTTTACAGGTTGGGAGACTTTTACGAAACCTTTGAAGACGACGCAAAAATTACCTCGAAAGTTCTGGGTATTACGCTTACAAAACGCAATCACGGCGGGGAAGAGGAAACTCCGCTCGCAGGATTTCCGCATCACGCGTTAGACAAATATGTTCACAAATTGGTAAAAGCCGGCTACAAGGTTGCCGTCTGCGAGCAAATCGAAGACCCCAAAGCCGCCAAAGGGGTGGTAAAGCGCGACGTTGTGGAGGTTATAAGTTCGGGAACGGGGGTCGGCGACAATTTGCTGGACGAACGAAGCGACAATAATATCGTATGCGCGTACGAAGAAAACGGCGAGGTCGGTTTTGCGGTTTGCGACGTATCGACGGGAAATTTTTCGGTAAGTTTTTCGGAGCTCAACGAAGCAGAGCAAAAAATTTCGCAAATCGTTCCCAACGAAATACTTTTGAGCGACAGTAAAGACGACGTGCTTTTCGGGATTGTAAAAAAGAATTTCCCCGAAATTGCGCTTTCACTCGAAGAAGAGCGAATATTCGATTTTGAATTCGGACAAAAGGCGATTTGCGAGCATTTTAACGCGGTCTCGGTAAATTCTTTGGGCTTGGAAGGCAAAAAAACCGCGGTAATTGCGGCGGCGGCGCTTTTGCAATACATAAAAAAATTAAAGAAAAATAATTGCAGTCATATTTCTAAAATATCCATAGACAGCGCAAAAACACACGCCTATCTCGATGCGGCAACCATACGAAACTTGGAACTGATAAAGCCCTTGCACACCGACGAAACAGGCGGCACTTTGGTATCGGTTCTGGACGAAACTTCGACCGTAATCGGCTCGCGCCTCCTTAAACGCCGGATAATAAATCCGCTTGCCGACGTGCAAGAAATAAACAATCGTTTGGATGCGGTAGAGTTTTTTTACAGAGAAATACAAACGCGCGCAAAATTAGATGAAATTTTAAGGCAAATCACCGACCTCGAAAGAATTATCGGGCGCGTTTCGCTTCAAAAAGTAAGCCCGCGGGACTTGGACGCGCTTAAAACTTCGATATTTCTTTTTCCGCAGATAATAACGCTCATAAAGAACTGCCCTCAGATAAGCATTTCCAAAATTTCGCAAAAAATAGACGGTTTACAGGACTGCGCCGAAAAAATCGCAAAAACCATAATAGAAAATCCGCCCGTATCGGCAACTGTCGGCGACGGAAATCTGATTTGCAAAGGCATAAACGAAGAACTCGACAGCCTGCGAAGCCTGCAAAGCGACGCGAAACAGTTTATAGCAAGATTGCAGGAAGAAGAGCGCCGAAAAACGGGAATTGACAACCTAAAAGTCGCGTTTAACAATGTTTTCGGATATTTTTTCGAGGTTTCCAAGTCGCAAATATCCAAAGTTCCCGCCTATTTTATAAGAAAACAAACGCTTGTAAACGGCGAACGCTACATTACGCCCGAACTGAAAGAATTTGAGGAAAAAGTCCTGACCGCAAGCGAGCGAATATCGGCGATAGAAACAAAAATATTTGCCGAATTAAAGGATTTTGTAGCGCAATTCAGCGAGAAAATTCAGGAAGCGGCGCAAAGTATTGCCGTTTTAGACGTTTTTTGTTGCTTCGGAAAAATCGCCTCGCAAAACAATTATTGCCGCCCAACCCTAACGCACGACTGCGATATGCTGATAATCGACGGCAGGCATCCCGTTGTAGAAACAATGGTAAACGAGCAATTTGTCCCGAACAACACCGACCTGACCGACAAAAAGCAAATTCTTATAATCACAGGTCCGAATATGGCGGGTAAATCCACATATTTGCGCCAAAACGCGCTCATTGCACTTATGGCGCAAATAGGCAGTTTTGTCCCCGCAAAGCAGGCGAATATCGGAATTGTCGATAGATTTTTCACTCGTATCGGAGCAAGCGACCGTCTTGCGCGCGGACAATCGACGTTTTTGGTAGAGATGATTGAGGTCGCGAATATCCTTAATAACGCCACCGAAAAATCGCTTATTTTGCTCGACGAAGTAGGTCGCGGAACATCGACTTTCGACGGAATGAGCATTGCTTGGGCTACGGCGGAGTTTCTGCACGACAAATTTCCCACAAGCGTTCGCACATTTTTTGCGACCCATTATCACGAATTAACCGAACTTGCCGACAAATGCAAACGAATGGAAAACGCGCATATTTCGGTCAAAGAATACAATCAAAACATAATATTCCTGAGAAAAATAGTTCCCGGCGGAAGTCCGCATTCTTACGGTATAAAAATAGCTAAACTTGCAGGCGTTCCCCAAGCCGTAATAGAACGCGCCGACGAAATAATGCACAACTTGGAGGGTCGCGAAGAGCAAACTCTCGCCAAAAAAACGCAGACAAAAACGCAATCCTCGCCGATTTCGCAAAGCGCACAAATAAGCATTTTCGACAGTTTCAGCGAAAGCGAAGTAGAAAAACGCCTGAAAACCGCGGATATAAACAACCTAACTCCGATAGAGGCGTTGAATTTGCTCAGCGAATTGAAAAAAATGTGTTGAGGAGCGGCAGATATTAAAAACAGGGATAAATAATTATGAATAAAGGTGAGATAATATTATATCAACCTGACGACTCCTTAAAACTGGAAGTTCAGCTTGAAGACGAAACCGTGTGGCTGTCTCTTGACCAAATTTCCGCACTATTTCAGCGGGACAAATCCACTGTATCACGGCACGTTAAGAATGTTTTTGAGGAAGGAGAATTGGATAAAGTTTCAGTTGTTGCAAAATTTGCAACAACTGCCGCAGATGGTAAAACTTATCAAGTAGATTATTACAACCTTGATGTAATTATTTCGGTTGGCTACCGTGTAAAATCTTTGCGTGGCACGCAATTTCGTCGATGGGCAAATCAGATATTAAAAGATTATTTATTAAAAGGATATGTCCTAAACCAGCGAATAGACAGATTGGAACGTAAAATGGTTGAGCACGATCAAAAATTTGAATTATTGATAAATACTTCTACGCCTCCCAAAGAAGGTGCCCTTTTTGAAGGACAAATTTTCGACGCATACATCTTAGCCGCCGATATGATAAAATCCGCAAATAAAACAATTGTCTTGCTCGACAATTATCCAGACGAAACTACACTACTTATATTGTCAAAACGCAAAGAAAATGTCAGTGCGCAAATTTATACAAAACAAATCTCCGCTCAATTAAAACTGGATTTAGCAAAACACAATTCTCAATATGCTCCGATAAAAATCAGCAAATCAACAGGTTTTCACGACCGCTTTTTGGTACTCGACGGTGTGGTTTATCATATCGGCGCTTCTCTCAAGGATTTGGGTAAAAGTTTGTTCGCTTTTTCCAGAATGGAGATTACGGAAAGTGAATTACTGAAGAATATCTGATAAAATTTTTATCAATTTCCCACAAAAAATCACCAAACCACCGCAGTACTTCAAAGCAAAACGTGTTTTTTTTCAAAAAAATATATTCCTCCTCTTGACTTTTTCATAAATCCGTAATGTATCTTTATTTAATAAAGTAAAGCGTTAGCCCCATAAATAAGGAGTTAATTATGAAGCATATAATTCTATTATTATTATTATTAAATTTACCGATTTTTGCGCAGGAAAACATAGAAAACGAAACGAATATTCCGCCTTTTAACAGTGAATATTGGTTAAGCGACGGTTTAAGGCAGGGAGACAGAACGCCTTTCAGCTTGAAGCCCGCTCGCAAAACATCTTTGTTTGTTTCTTACGACGGAATGTTTGAAGCGGAGAGAAAATTGCCCTTTACTACCGCAGTGTTTGCAATTATTTTATGGGGAAGAGAGTCTAACTTACAAGTTAACGAAATGCACCCGCAGAGTACATTTGAACGCAGTTTTTTTCAGAGCTGGTTTTGGAAAGAAGCTTCGGGAATTCCTTTTCCGCGAAATCTTGACCGCGGCAACCGCTATTTTAGGGGACTGAATTGGTAAAATATCCCGTCTTTTTTATCTTTTTCCACACAATTTTCACAAAACCAACCATCGGCGCAAATATAATCGTTGCGCCTTTTTTTGCACATTCTCGTGTTTTTCTCAAATTTTTTAAATTTTCCCGTAAATTAACGGTGGAATAATGTATTTTTTTATGTTATGTATTTAACCGAAAAAAGGAGCGATATGACAACAACGATTTCTATGCCGCAAAAATTGTGTGAGCAAGTTGCTCAGACAGCCCAATCAATAGGCGTTTCACAACGAAGATTTCTTATCGCCGCCATACAAGAATATTTGAATGCCTACAAAGCGAACGCTATCAGAAATAGCGTGAATAATGTTTACAAAAACTACGCTCCCGATGAGTTTGAATTAAGATTACAAGCCGCAGGAATAGAATCCATAAGAGAGCTTACAAAAAATGATACGTGGTGAAATTTGGTGGTGTGATTTTGGCGTTCCACGCGGAAGCGAGGCAGGATACAGAAGACCTGTTCTCATTATCCAAGACAACAATTTTAACAAAACCGAATTGAACACGGTTTTAGTTTTGCCTATCACAACAAATCTTTCCTTGAAAGATGTTTCGGGAAATGTTTTTCTGCCGAAAGAAATTTCAGGTTTGAGTAAGGACTCTGTTGTTGTTATGCCGCTATTAACCCACGTTGATAAACAAGTTTTAGAAGAAAAGTGTTCAAAAATAACTAATAAAAGCACAATTGAGGAAATAGAAGACGGCTTATTGCTAATTCTTGGTATAAATTCCTCTTATCCGATTTTTAATTATGCTTATTAAGTAAAATTTGTTATGCTATCTGTCGAATTAACAGGTCTCTTCATCGACGACGTTCTGCGCCTGCAA encodes:
- a CDS encoding SPASM domain-containing protein; translated protein: MKKSTKIKDEIHTLAHFGLPIVLNGIAFLLRKIKKYDTQNTAIIADKKYKHSSKISKALKYIDDHNRMICDSRLYNTPQSAQEKMDVFKAHCKYIEVEIFSYCNRKCAFCQNAYIDRHSKNIFMQNDVFCIIIEQLASINFSNSVCFHRYNEPLADKIVVERTRFVREKLPNAVIGANSNGDFATKELLSELAEAGMNYLSITRYPPSNKDWECEKEQRKAITEFAEKLGLKYEYIQNDKLKITEFENFDIEVRASKLADIVSNRAASVNCKDAPRRKMPCLKPHSALHINYDGSINPCCHTRSDVKAHKFMDIGNIREMSIFDAFSSEKYCLLRYMLKDYGDKKIFPCNVCTEPRIYS
- the mutS gene encoding DNA mismatch repair protein MutS — protein: MTTTKPLQKKLPPMMTQYYRIKAEYPNTVLLYRLGDFYETFEDDAKITSKVLGITLTKRNHGGEEETPLAGFPHHALDKYVHKLVKAGYKVAVCEQIEDPKAAKGVVKRDVVEVISSGTGVGDNLLDERSDNNIVCAYEENGEVGFAVCDVSTGNFSVSFSELNEAEQKISQIVPNEILLSDSKDDVLFGIVKKNFPEIALSLEEERIFDFEFGQKAICEHFNAVSVNSLGLEGKKTAVIAAAALLQYIKKLKKNNCSHISKISIDSAKTHAYLDAATIRNLELIKPLHTDETGGTLVSVLDETSTVIGSRLLKRRIINPLADVQEINNRLDAVEFFYREIQTRAKLDEILRQITDLERIIGRVSLQKVSPRDLDALKTSIFLFPQIITLIKNCPQISISKISQKIDGLQDCAEKIAKTIIENPPVSATVGDGNLICKGINEELDSLRSLQSDAKQFIARLQEEERRKTGIDNLKVAFNNVFGYFFEVSKSQISKVPAYFIRKQTLVNGERYITPELKEFEEKVLTASERISAIETKIFAELKDFVAQFSEKIQEAAQSIAVLDVFCCFGKIASQNNYCRPTLTHDCDMLIIDGRHPVVETMVNEQFVPNNTDLTDKKQILIITGPNMAGKSTYLRQNALIALMAQIGSFVPAKQANIGIVDRFFTRIGASDRLARGQSTFLVEMIEVANILNNATEKSLILLDEVGRGTSTFDGMSIAWATAEFLHDKFPTSVRTFFATHYHELTELADKCKRMENAHISVKEYNQNIIFLRKIVPGGSPHSYGIKIAKLAGVPQAVIERADEIMHNLEGREEQTLAKKTQTKTQSSPISQSAQISIFDSFSESEVEKRLKTADINNLTPIEALNLLSELKKMC
- a CDS encoding virulence RhuM family protein, which encodes MNKGEIILYQPDDSLKLEVQLEDETVWLSLDQISALFQRDKSTVSRHVKNVFEEGELDKVSVVAKFATTAADGKTYQVDYYNLDVIISVGYRVKSLRGTQFRRWANQILKDYLLKGYVLNQRIDRLERKMVEHDQKFELLINTSTPPKEGALFEGQIFDAYILAADMIKSANKTIVLLDNYPDETTLLILSKRKENVSAQIYTKQISAQLKLDLAKHNSQYAPIKISKSTGFHDRFLVLDGVVYHIGASLKDLGKSLFAFSRMEITESELLKNI
- a CDS encoding type II toxin-antitoxin system PemK/MazF family toxin, encoding MIRGEIWWCDFGVPRGSEAGYRRPVLIIQDNNFNKTELNTVLVLPITTNLSLKDVSGNVFLPKEISGLSKDSVVVMPLLTHVDKQVLEEKCSKITNKSTIEEIEDGLLLILGINSSYPIFNYAY